A window from Podospora bellae-mahoneyi strain CBS 112042 chromosome 1 map unlocalized CBS112042p_1, whole genome shotgun sequence encodes these proteins:
- a CDS encoding uncharacterized protein (EggNog:ENOG503NYRQ; COG:K) — MATDMAATIAADVATSSIAAGLGCVILSESSFSATPTDDSSNAASLSSTPPTTCTPDSMSLASEPDATKPASMADATIEAVIPILENEAAADDDHHQQQQQHQPGEASPVRQAIVVAEPLPSTESLSTARPRRARASLPVYNLSQLSGSDKRRRRVAGQGVQENRRRTIAGDAGSEADAHRSTAIDVLALSGSVSGSNTPKGARISSKTKPIPVQAPIVTRRATRQSGAPVETLATKVAALGRKGRKSAQSLGRISRELMRLQDTNEFAHIDTRPVKYTVWSNGKYVDVDPAAEPPRKKTKVDGKPKTETSEERATTEPSEPVRPPVKQRRVKQWHRKGLYAGQETPTDITQGLTTQEKKQLAQIPELLKPVKANKTLPLPMYNGLRMLIHGRDFKLPFDVCNPLPPGQPKPPAYRTIAKNRFVGDAAAYWKKSPHFEDFSSKCVCKPEDGCAEDCQNRIMLYECDDTNCNAGREFCQNRAFQDLQERTKKGGRFRVGVEVLKTSDRGYGVRSTRCFEPNQIIMEYTGEIITEEECERRMNEKYKDNECYYLMSFDQNMIIDATTGSMARFVNHSCSPNCRMIKWIVSGQPRMALFAGDKPIMTGDELTYDYNFDPFSAKNVQKCLCGSANCRGVLGPKPKEVKPPRPPKPAKQEKKTARGSIKAGKRKLKELLVGAEDEASGGNAAKKRKVQPAAGVKKTLTAAAKGAAKTAAAKGKGLARGVSKSASTAIKRSVSGTISLGASALKSTKGAGLKKTTTTTQRKVTSVGLTKTFGKRGVKTTATTKVKLSAKSTSSKATIVAAGPKPTPKKPASAASARKRTPSRKALEASTPDAGNTPVKGTSASSDVKAKVATTTTTTTAAVKLKQTKIKFVSKANAVAAE, encoded by the exons atGGCAACAGACATGGCTGCAACCATAGCGGCCGATGTAGCGACATCTTCGATTGCTGCTGGACTCGGATGCGTGATCCTGTCCGagtccagcttctcggccacGCCGACGGACGATTCTTCCAATGCCGCTTCTCTGAGCTCGACACCGCCCACCACGTGTACTCCCGACAGCATGTCTCTGGCTTCCGAACCCGACGCCACCAAGCCGGCGAGCATGGCCGACGCGACGATCGAAGCTGTCATTCCTATTCTCGAAAATGAAGCTGCCGCCGACGatgatcaccaccagcagcagcagcagcaccagccagGCGAAGCGAGCCCGGTGCGACAGGCCATAGTGGTGGCCGAACCGCTCCCTTCGACCGAGTCCCTGTCCACTGCTCGCCCACGACGCGCCCGTGCCAGTTTACCGGTCTACAATCTGTCGCAGTTGAGTGGCAGCGACAAGCGAAGGCGACGCGTCGCGGGGCAAGGTGTGCAAGAAAACCGGCGCAGGACCATTGCTGGGGACGCCGGTAGCGAGGCGGATGCACACAGGTCGACAGCCATTGACGTGCTGGCGCTCAGCGGCTCCGTCTCGggctccaacacccccaaagGTGCTAGAATCTCTTCGAAAACGAAACCGATCCCGGTCCAGGCGCCGATTGTCACCCGAAGGGCTACGCGTCAGTCCGGTGCGCCTGTGGAGACTTTGGCCACGAAGGTGGCGGCATTGGGGAGAAAGGGCAGAAAGTCGGCCCAGAGCCTGGGGCGCATTTCGCGCGAGCTGATGCGCCTGCAGGATACCAACGAGTTTGCGCATATTGACACCCGGCCGGTCAAGTACACGGTCTGGAGCAATGGCAAGTATGTCGACGTGGATCCTGCCGCTGAGCCACCCCGCAAGAAGACCAAGGTGGACGGGAAACCCAAGACCGAGACGAGCGAGGAGCGCGCGACCACGGAGCCGTCCGAGCCCGTCCGGCCTCCCGTCAAGCAGCGTCGCGTCAAGCAATGGCACAGGAAGGGCCTGTACGCGGGACAAGAAACACCCACCGATATCACCCAGGGCTTGACAACCcaagagaagaagcagcTGGCTCAGATCCCAGAGCTTTTGAAGCCCGTCAAGGCCAACAAGACGCTTCCTCTGCCCATGTACAACGGCCTCCGCATGCTCATCCACGGGCGCGACTTCAAACTGCCCTTTGATGTGtgcaacccccttcctccaggGCAACCAAAGCCACCGGCGTACCGGACCATCGCGAAGA ATCGGTTTGTTGGCGATGCGGCGGCGTACTGGAAAAAGTCGCCCCATTTCGAGGATTTCTCGTCCAAATGCGTCTGCAAGCCCGAAGATGGCTGCGCCGAGGATTGCCAGAACCGCATCATGCTCTACGAGTGTGACGACACCAACTGCAACGCCGGCAGAGAATTCTGTCAAAACCGTGCCTTCCAAGATCTCCAGGAGCGGACCAAGAAGGGCGGCCGGTTCCGCGTAGGTGTCGAGGTTCTCAAGACCTCGGATCGTGGCTACGGCGTCCGGAGCACCAGGTGCTTTGAGCCCAACCAGATCATCATGGAGTACACTGGTGAGATcatcaccgaggaggagtgcGAGCGTCGGATGAACGAAAAGTACAAGGACAACGAG TGCTACTATCTCATGTCGTTCGACCAAAACATGATCATCGATGCTACCACTGGCAGCATGGCTCGGTTCGTGAACCACTCGTGCTCACCTAACTGCCGGATGATAAAATGGATCGTCTCGGGCCAGCCCCGCATGGCTCTCTTTGCCGGCGACAAGCCCATCATGACGGGCGATGAGCTCACGTACGACTACAACTTTGACCCCTTCTCCGCTAAGAACGTGCAGAAGTGCCTGTGTGGTAGCGCGAACTGCAGAGGCGTGCTGGGTCCCAAGCCGAAGGAGGTCAAGCCGCCAAGGCCGCCAAAGCCGGcgaagcaggagaagaagacggccAGAGGCTCGATCAAGGCCGGCAAGCggaagctcaaggagcttTTGGTCggagccgaggatgaggcgaGCGGTGGGAACGCTGCTAAGAAACGCAAGGTTCAACCTGCGGCCGGGGTGAAGAAAACGCTCACGGCCGCCGCCAAAGGTGCTGCAAAGACCGCGGCTGCCAAAGGAAAAGGTCTTGCAAGGGGCGTTTCCAAGTCGGCTTCCACGGCTATCAAAAGGAGCGTTTCGGGCACAATCTCTCTCGGGGCGAGCGCGCTCAAGTCCACCAAGGGAGCCGggctgaagaagacgacCACGACAACTCAGCGAAAGGTGACGAGCGTGGGTCTGACCAAGACGTTTGGGAAGAGGGGCGTCAAGACCACGGCCACGACGAAGGTCAAGCTCTCGGCTAAGAGCACGAGCAGCAAGGCTACCATCGTGGCTGCTGGTCCGAAGCCAACCCCCAAGAAACCGGCTTCGGCCGCCTCGGCGAGGAAGCGCACGCCATCGAGGAAGGCGCTTGAAGCCAGCACCCCCGACGCGGGTAATACCCCTGTCAAGGGCACGTCTGCTTCTTCAGACGTGAAGGCGAAGGTCGccacgacgaccacgacgacgactgCGGCAGTGAAGCTCAAGCAGACGAAGATCAAGTTCGTTTCGAAAGCAAacgctgttgctgctgagtaG
- the lsm7 gene encoding U6 snRNP-associated protein Lsm7 (EggNog:ENOG503P56M; COG:A), protein MSERPYQPRGGHRGGSGGGRGGPHRGGNRGGGRGGHQNQQGQQHQGGSGEQTERPKKENILDLKKYMDKRITVKFNGGREVTGTLKGYDALMNLVLDEVQEAVRDDEGNETTRSLGLVVVRGTLLVVISPVDGSEVIANPFLQQEEMED, encoded by the exons ATGAGCGAAAGACCCTACCAGCCCCGAGGCGGTCacagaggaggaagcggaggaggcAGGGGAGGTCCTCATCGCGGCGGCAATCGGGGCGGCGGTCGCGGGGGTCACCAGAACCAGCagggacaacaacaccaaggcgGGTCCGGGGAGCAGACGGAGCGTCCCAAGAAGGAGAATATTCTTGACCTGAAGAAGTACATGGACAAGAGGATTACGGTCAAGTTCAATGGCGGACGGGAGG TGACGGGTACGCTAAAGGGGTATGATGCGTTGATGAATTTGGTGCTGGATGAGGTTCAGGAGGCGGTCAGAG ATGACGAAGGCAACGAAACTACGCGATCGCTTGGTCTTGTGGTGGTACGCGGCACCCTTCTGGTTGTTATTTCTCCCGTGGACGGCAGCGAGGTGATAGCCAACCCGTTCttgcagcaggaggagatggaggattgA
- the PAN3 gene encoding PAB-dependent poly(A)-specific ribonuclease subunit 3 (EggNog:ENOG503NWS9; COG:A; BUSCO:EOG09261Q5L): MAASRYNSNDLRRQVGSPRSKGRDTKDTLCRNVVIYGHCRYMDTTCNFNHDQNKPASGPSDFLSKKSFNADSPSFTPSGQNLGQAKKTTLSSQAANAAPFTPRGVTASTQQNADLTMFNPAGAREFTPSGNTQNYELGNSNMGNGAAQDNGVFSDPFAMNSMAPALANNAPFNPYAGDPSAVSGAGAGFYSSGGAYASVPMQQPNYHLYQPYDAYRGELQPWQRSTYDYFIPAAMREEIQKKMFATQHTMPGLPKLENYHSLFSLDTSHRKNTACFGYHSWVYKAQKVTTGLHYVLRRLEGYRLSNDQSVMSVMRDWKNVRHENIVSFHETFTSQNFGDSSLIFVYDWHPLAKTLAEQHFSSPLGNNRQRYPAVPEGILWSYVCQIASALYYLHNKNLAARCLDLSKILVTEKSRIRLGSCAILDVVQYDHNLPIQELQGEDLVKFAKVILCLATGMPPNLLQSSNTKAALDSLVKYSRSLRDALQFLLSPVAPNGQPHTIAHFLTMIAPQLAQQANNTLRENDEQQYWLAREIENGRIARNVMKLSAILERGDLGSQSNWSEVGDRFQLKLFRDYVFHRVDASGKPDLGLGHMLSCMSKLDAGVDEQIMLTSRDNETVFVITYRELRGMFERAFNELMKFSKSPGL, encoded by the exons ATGGCCGCATCACGGTACAACTCCAACGACCTGCGGCGGCAGGTCGGCTCGCCGAGATCGAAAGGACGAG ATACCAAGGACACCCTTTGCCGCAACGTTGTGATATACGGGCACTGCCGATACATGGACACGACCTGTAATTTTAACCACGACCAAAACAAGCCAGCTTCTGGCCCTTCCGATTT TCTTTCCAAGAAATCTTTCAATGCCGATTCACCTTCCTTCACGCCCTCGGGCCAAAATCTGGGGCAAGCCAAGAAGACCACCCTTTCTTCTCAAGCAGCAAATGCTGCGCCCTTCACCCCTCGCGGTGTCACCG CGAGCACGCAGCAGAATGCTGATTTGACCATGTTCAACCCAGCTGGTGCGCGAGAGTTCACTCCGTCAGGCAACACACAGAACTATGAACTAGGGAACAGC AATATGGGGAACGGCGCAGCCCAAGACAATGGCGTTTTCAGCGATCCGTTTGCCATGAACTCAATGGCTCCTGCCCTTGCGAACAATGCACCTTTCAATCCCTACGCGGGTGATCCCAGCGCGGTCTCGGGTGCTGGGGCGGGCTTCTATTCTTCAGGGGGCGCGTATGCCTCTGTTCCCATGCAACAACCAAACTATCATCTGTATCAGCCGTACGATGCCTATCGAGGAGAACTGCAACCTTGGCAGCGGTCCACCTATGACTATTTCATCCCAGCTGCCATGCGAGAGGAGATACAAAAGAAGATGTTTGCTACACAGCATACAATGCCGG GCCTGCCCAAGCTCGAGAACTACCACTCTCTGTTCTCACTGGACACCAGCCACAGGAAAAACACTGCCTGTTTTGGCTACCACAGTTGGGTGTACAAGGCTCAAAAAGTGACGACTGGGCTGCACTACGTCCTCAGACGTTTGGAAGGGTACCGCTTGTCAAATGATCAATCGGTTATGAGTGTGATGAGGGACTGGAAAAATGTCAGACATGAGAATATTGTGTCGTTTCACGAAACCTTTACTAGCCAAAACTTTGGCGACAGCTCCCTCATCTTTGTGTACGACTGGCATCCTCTTGCCAAGACGCTGGCCGAACAACACTTCTCTTCGCCCCTGGGGAACAACCGACAAAGATATCCCGCTGTGCCGGAAGGCATACTCTGGAGCTACGTTTGTCAGATCGCAAGCGCTCTCTATTACCTACACAACAAAAATCTTGCAGCACGGTGTCTGGACCTCAGCAAAATTCTCGTGACGGAGAAAAGCCGGATTCGACTGGGGTCATGTGCCATCTTGGATGTGGTGCAATATGACCACAACCTTCCGATTCAGGAGCTGCAGGGGGAGGATCTGGTCAAATTTGCCAAGGTCATTCTGTGTCTGGCCACGGGCATGCCTCCAAACTTGCTGCAGTCCAGCAATACGAAGGCAGCCCTCGACTCGCTGGTCAAATACTCGCGCTCCTTGAGGGACGCTCTGCAGTTCCTTCTATCACCAGTCGCGCCGAACGGCCAGCCACACACCATTGCACACTTTCTCACCATGATTGCGCCGCAGCTTGCTCAGCAGGCAAACAACACGCTCCGAGAAAACGACGAGCAGCAGTACTGGCTCGCTCGCGAGATTGAGAACGGCAGGATCGCACGCAATGTGATGAAGCTATCAGCCATATTGGAACGTGGCGATTTGGGCAGCCAGTCCAACTGGTCAGAGGTGGGGGATCGCTTTCAGCTGAAGCTCTTCCGCGACTATGTTTTCCACCGTGTGGATGCCAGTGGCAAGCCCGATCTTGGTCTGGGCCACATGTTGAGTTGCATGAGCAAGCTCGACGCTGGCGTGGATGAGCAAATCATGTTGACGAGCCGCGACAACGAAACGGTTTTTGTCATTACATACCGAGAACTCAGGGGCATGTTTGAGCGCGCGTTTAATGAGCTCATGAAGTTCAGCAAGTCGCCTGGGCTTTAA